A stretch of DNA from Natrinema sp. HArc-T2:
GACCGGGAGAGCAACGCGGAGGCGACGCCTGCCCGACGGTGGTCTGGATGGACGGCGACATCTTTGACGTGTCCGAGTGCGCGCCCGATCTGCTGTGTAACGTCGGCGACGACGTAGCCAGCGATCTTTCCGTCGGTTTCGGCGACGAGAAAGCCAGGCTCGCCGAGGAACCGCTCGAACGCGTCGTACGGCCAGGCCTGCGAGAAAGAGGCGTTCTCGATTCGAACCACCGCGAGGAGGTCCGCACGCTCTGCAGGTCTAATTGACACCGTCTCGCCATCCTCGGGAGCGGGGGTCGTCACACGCGAGGCTAACACACCGAACAGTAAAAGCCGTGCGCGTCGCGGCAGAGACGTTGGCGGTTCGCAGTTCACGGTTGCGGCGTATTCGATATGAGCCGACCGACCGGATCGCGGCGACCAGTGTCAAGCGACCGCGCGCCAGCACATAGAGCCGTCGCGACGGAACTGAGCAGGCAGTATCCGATTCAAATTCGGGTTCAACTGTCGCTAGCACCGCCTCACAACGCCATCATCGTGGTACACTGGCACACAATTCGCCGCAAGGAGCGCCTCACCTAGCGGAGTATATTGCCACCACTGGGCCGCAAGCGAGTCCCCTGCGTCCTCGAGGCTTGCGGAAGACGTGAGCGCTCCAGCGTACGAACGACGACGTTCACCGGCATGCCACGACAGCAGTCGGGCCGTGTACACACCCGAGCTAACCGAAACAGCACGAACTAGCTCTCTCGAACGACAACACGACGCCGGACAGTTCCGTGTTTCGGGCTGTCTGCGCGGCTCGAGCGAGCAGTCGGTCACAGAGATCCGCTTTTTGCCTCAGAGCTGAGACAGAGGAGAGTCCTGCTCTCGAACCGGGTAAACTCGCTTACAAAACCAGTTCGAAACGCTGGCGTCGGACGCGCTATCGTCGGAGATAGCGGCATAATAGACCCATAAGACAGAGCACGGGTATCTCTTGCAGCCGAAACGGTACTTATGCTGGCTGGGTTCGAAGCACCGTCGATGACTGACGCAGCCGAATGCAACCCAAAGCCGGTCGACCAAGAATCGACGAAACGTGATGACGCACATCTCGCTGACATCGAAGAAGGCGCTGGTTGTACGGAAATCTGGGAGCACCTCGCCGAGAAGCGCGAGGAGTAACACCTCTCTCGTCTAGACAATGAGCTTTTTGATGCGAGCTACCTATTCAGGGTTATGACCGACAATCGGCCCGGTGAGGGTTCGAACCGCCGCGGTGAGAACGGTCGATCGATTCCGACGGATCGTGAATCGCCCGTCGGCGCACCAGTTATCCGGGGCGACGAATCGGTCACCGGAACCCGCGCCCGCGAAGCCGTTCAGTTCGATCCTGACGATCCCGACAGTCTTGCCGACGCCGCCGAAACCGTCCGCCAGTTCGCCGCTGGGAAAACCACCGACGACCACCTCTACATGCTCCGCGGTGCAGCCGCCTGTGCCGCCCTCGTCCGTGGCGAGGGGTCGTACAAAGCCGCAGCCGAACGCGCCAGTGGCGAAACGACTGTCTCGTTTATCCGCAAGTGGGCCCGCGTCCACGACCTCCCGCGATCGGTCCGTAAACAGGTGGCGCTCGGACGAATCGCACCGACTGCTGCCAAACACATCGCTCGCGTCGGTGGCGAAGCACGACTGTTGCTCGCGTGGGCAACCCTCGATGGCGACCTCACCGTCCGCGATGTCCGCAGTATCGCCAGCAAGGTCAACGATGGCGTTCCGATCGATCGGGCGCTCGTCGAACACGACGTCGTCCTCGGTGAGCTCGAACTCACGCTCTCACCGACGACGTACCGCGATCTCCGGCAACGGGCGTCTATCGAGGGCGTCGAACCAGGTCAGCTCGTCACGGACGCACTTGAGGACTACTTCGAATGACGGCCTCGGCGCCGACCGAGAAAGAAACGTTTAACCGGTCCTCCCCAAAAGAGAGAACTACAGGGCCGGTAGCTCAGTCTGGCAGAGCGTCTGGCTTTTAACCAGACGGTCGCGTGTTCAAATCGCGCCCGGCCCGCTTTTGCGACGAACACTTTCGTGATCGTGAGGAGCAATGCGACCACACTCGTCAGCGTTCGGTAACGAAACCAGTCACAACCGGGTACACGAGCAACTCCATCTCAACGTCAGGCCGTTGTGCGAACTCTCGAGTCGACTGTCGCGCCGCTGTGCTCGAGCGCGGACAAATGCATCGCGTGGAAGGCCATATCAACTGATTCGATCGCTTCGGGGAACTCATCAGTGCTTTCATACACAGGATACATTCGGACGTTGAGATGCTCTCAAGAGCGACACATAGCACCTCGAAATAAAAGAAGAGTTTCCCAGATCTAATCGTCTTGGACTTCTGGATAACGTGTGAGAGCCAAGGGCCGGATTTGAACCGGCGGTGGGCGGCTCTGCAGGCCGCTGCGTTCGGCCGG
This window harbors:
- the rimI gene encoding ribosomal protein S18-alanine N-acetyltransferase, which translates into the protein MTTPAPEDGETVSIRPAERADLLAVVRIENASFSQAWPYDAFERFLGEPGFLVAETDGKIAGYVVADVTQQIGRALGHVKDVAVHPDHRRAGVASALLSRSLGVLAAHGADTVKLEVRRSNDGAKRLYREFGFEPLRRVPSYYADGEDAIVMIRKLG